From one Gossypium hirsutum isolate 1008001.06 chromosome D08, Gossypium_hirsutum_v2.1, whole genome shotgun sequence genomic stretch:
- the LOC107934391 gene encoding uncharacterized protein yields the protein MPAAAAVEDTEVVFEEAVSWLPSHVLNEAILETNNQKDVMKYHQYHRHRSKPFPPSKSRWRGHDQKPRCWATRGGGMQAFFLDTGKRSSGTGVFLPLTQSPGPNNNYFHSTTRPACSPVLLPSRVVQALNLNVHEIGLHISPRRAVKNNSNTTGRGGELKLLNNKNGKNGNGDPSGTNIFLPDEWIY from the exons ATGCCGGCCGCCGCCGCCGTGGAAGATACTGAGGTTGTGTTCGAAGAAGCAGTGTCGTGGCTGCCTTCTCATGTTCTCAATGAAGCCATATTGGAAACCAATAATCAAAAG GATGTTATGAAGTACCATCAGTATCATCGTCATCGTTCTAAGCCCTTCCCACCG TCAAAGAGTAGATGGAGAGGGCATGATCAGAAACCAAGATGTTGGGCAACAAGAGGTGGTGGAATGCAGGCATTTTTCCTAGATACTGGTAAAAGGTCAAGTGGCACCGGCGTTTTCCTTCCCCTAACTCAAAGCCCTGGCCCCaacaataattattttcactCAACTACACGACCAG CGTGCTCTCCCGTTCTTCTCCCTTCTCGAGTTGTTCAAGCTCTCAACCTCAATGTTCATGAAATTGGCTTGCATATCTCCCCTCGTCGAG CTGTCAAGAATAATAGTAATACTACAGGAAGAGGGGGAGAGTTAAAGTTGTTGAATaataaaaatgggaaaaatgGTAATGGAGATCCTTCAGGGACCAACATCTTTCTTCCTGATGAATGGATTTACTGA